The proteins below come from a single Cryptococcus gattii WM276 chromosome D, complete sequence genomic window:
- a CDS encoding Hypothetical protein (Similar to TIGR gene model, INSD accession AAW42879.1; CND03090) encodes MTSPRSLPFPIRLPQEPGHRYGSAIMDSPVPESPNRGTIKDLSYLIISGGTGANSIAGAFGHSPSFVLPVSDDGGSSSEILRCFGGPSIGDIRSRLTRLIPVVRHPITKEDKERAAIYQLMAYRFPSDAAEKVVRDMWMDIVEGKSHLWNGIGEDKKECIRAFFVHFETQCLKRAHKRFSFRNFSLGNGFLTGARDLFGSLPSAIFLFKSIAEVEHGAQVIPVINTNQTVTIAARLANSTTLVGQCAISHPSPSQDSSISAPLYRMGSASLPSIHPYLRSHFRRDSRTFDTPDESGPPTRSHSGDRLEAITGGADGYSGGEGNLAYRKGEDELPLEAKIERIFYINLYGQEIYPEPNTDYIDAIRTRDILVYSCGSLWTSIVPCLALKGLAEQIATSQTLKAKVLLLNSSNDRETTDYAASEYVATILATLRHYDKPKRNRAREQLLPGPEWKAANLISHVVWLEGAKVEIDQDQIIESGVKMVRVPASVHGAQHGETPLFSNEAVEWAMERVLEDVNHNA; translated from the exons ATGACATCTCCCCGATCGTTACCATTTCCCATACGACTTCCACAGGAGCCAGGACACAGATATGGGTCTGCCATCATGGATTCTCCGGTACCAGAGTCACCAAATCGAGGCACAATCAAAGATTTGTCCTATCTCATAATTTCTGGAGGCACTGGTGCCAATTCAATTGCAGGAGCTTTTGGGCATTCTCCCTCATTTGTGTTGCCAGTTTCCGACGATGGAGGTTCTTCCTCGGAGATATTGAGATGTTTTGGGGGACCCTCTATTGGTGATATTA GGTCTCGTCTCACCCGCCTAATCCCCGTCGTGCGCCACCCAATCACCAAGGAGGATAAGGAACGGGCAGCAATTTATCAGCTTATGGCTTACCGCTTTCCTTCCGACGCCGCTGAGAAGGTCGTAAGGGACATGTGGATGGACATCGTGGAAGGCAAAAGTCACTTATGGAATGGGATTGGCGAGGATAAAAAAGAATGCATTCGAG CATTTTTTGTACACTTTGAAACCCAATGCTTAAAGCGGGCTCATAAAAGGTTCTCATTTCGGAATTTCTCTCTAGGTAATGGCTTTCTGACAGGCGCGAGAGATCTTTTTGGGAGTTTGCCCAGCGCTATATTCCTATTCAAATCCATTGCAGAAGTGGAG CACGGAGCTCAGGTTATCCCTGTAATCAACACAAATC AAACGGTCACTATCGCAGCTCGACTTGCCAATTCGACAACTCTCGTAGGCCAATGCGCCATATCCCATCCTAGTCCCTCTCAGGACAGCTCTATATCCGCTCCACTATACAGGATGGGCTCCGCTAGCCTTCCCTCCATCCACCCATATTTACGAAGCCATTTCAGAAGAGACTCGCGAACATTTGACACTCCTGATGAGTCGGGGCCGCCTACACGGTCGCATAGTGGGGATCGATTAGAAGCAATCACCGGCGGTGCAGACGGGTACAGCGGTGGCGAGGGAAATTTGGCATACCGAAAAGGGGAGGATGAGCTGCCACTTGAGGCCAAGATTGAAAGGATATTCTACATCAACCTCTATGGACAA GAAATTTACCCCGAGCCAAATACCGATTACATTGACGCAATTCGAACCCGGGACATCCTCGTTTACTCATGCGGCTCTCTGTGGACTTCTATTGTGCCATGTTTAGCACTAAAGGGGCTGGCAGAGCAAATAGCTACATCTCAAACTCTCAAAGCCAAGGTCCTCTTAC TTAATTCTTCTAATGACCGCGAGACAACAGATTATGCTGCTTCAGAATATGTAGCAACCATCCTTGCCACGCTTCGACATTATGACAAACCGAAACGGAATCGAGCAAGAGAGCAATTGTTGCCAGGGCCAGAGTGGAAAGCAGCTAATCTGATTTCGCATGTGGTCTGGCTGGAAGGAGCAAAAGTCGAAATCGACCAGGATCAAATTATA GAATCGGGTGTGAAGATGGTACGTGTACCGGCGAGTGTACACGGAGCGCAACATGGGGAAACTCCCTTATTTAGTAACGAGGCTGTCGAATGGGCCATGGAAAGAGTGTTAGAAGATGTCAATCATAACGCTTAG
- a CDS encoding Adenyl-nucleotide exchange factor, putative (Similar to TIGR gene model, INSD accession AAW43373.1): MPDINELLRWSIANSTAPNADASEQLQIRFNPSSTQSGTSTLHASDAGLPDISPASTPGPATPKDGSSLPLPPGAEVAGAKREDLTSEMLDLILGKGDSITMKEKMAFAIDENNSVEDRVEALDDFEMLIELIDNANNMPILKLWDPLLSLLSSPHPEIVAHTCWIIGTAIQNNIKAQAAFYIHETFSRILDIIYPLSSTSSYPSSVRAKATYALSAALKHWPLASYALHTSSSSENGYSTLKRGVNDPEAIVRRKMAFLVGTLAMQSGERYEGEIPSEVRNYIEENEKNAPTESLVEGLKREGVFTALVEGLKQGVDDVEYEENAMRTLVRAHQKGGLTASEKSDVKTIWEKWGKQGRQERGLDGEDGREVSDALSA; the protein is encoded by the exons ATGCCGGACATCAACGAACTACTTCGCTGGTCAATCGCAAACTCCACTGCGCCCAATGCGGACGCTTCTGAGCAATTACAGATACGTTTCAATCCCAGTTCTACCCAGAGCGGCACTTCCACTCTTCATGCTTCCGATGCGGGACTCCCAGATATCTCTCCAGCGTCGACGCCAGGACCCGCCACGCCTAAGGATGGAAGTTCTCTACCATTGCCACCCGGTGCAGAGGTCGCTGGCGCCAAAAGGGAGGATTTAACGTCAGAAATGTTGGATTTGATTTTGGGCAAGGGGGATAGTATCACcatgaaggagaagatggcgTTTGCCATAGATGAGAACAATTCCGTAGAAGACAGGGTGGAGGCTCTGGACGATTTTGAAATG TTAATTGAGCTCATCGACAATGCCAATAACATGCCTATATTAAAATTATGGGATCCTCTTCTCAGTCTACTTTCCTCTCCACACCCAGAAATAGTCGCCCATACATGCTGGATCATTGGTACGGCAATTCAGAATAACATCAAAGCTCAAGCCGCC TTTTATATACATGAGACTTTCTCTCGCATCCTGGATATCATTTACCCCCTATCTTCGACCTCTTCATATCCCTCGTCGGTGCGTGCCAAGGCCACATATGCTCTTTCGGCAGCCCTCAAGCACTGGCCTCTCGCTTCTTATGCTCTTCAcacctcctcttcttcagaaAATGGCTACTCAACTCTTAAACGAGGTGTTAACGATCCTGAAGCTATCGtcagaaggaagatggcGTTCCTTGTGGGGACTCTTGCCATGCAGTCTGGTGAGAGATATGAAGGCGAGATCCCCAGCGAGGTCCGTAATTATATCGAGGAGAACGAAAAGAACGCCCCCACTGAAAGTCTTGTGGAGGGTTTGAAACGAGAAGGTGTCTTCACTGCCTTGGTTGAGGGATTGAAGCAAGGAGTAGATGATGTTGAGTACGAAGAAAATGCCATGAGGACCCTCGTGAGGGCGCATCAGAAAGGCGGCTTGACTGCTTCTGAAAAGAGTGATGTGAAAACTATTTGGGAAAAGTGGGGGAAGCAAGGGAGGCAAGAAAGGGGTCTAGACGGTGAAGACGGTAGAGAGGTTTCGGACGCTCTCTCAGCATGA
- a CDS encoding uncharacterized protein (Similar to TIGR gene model, INSD accession AAW42878.1), producing the protein MLAEFEVSQLSNWELPSAFLGLLNLPPDQAIDQLIPTRSQSTFTQSAEVPDTSSHPFIEALKNIPDTLTEKGALAHKTTDSPLVDLFFDLAPGIESDRLYKILEAAWTEDSLATLKIIFHSRSIHEGKGFKDGFYRAMAWLWDEHPRTFIENLHLIVDHTCPPPINEKKESTKRQKREKQQLKKGDVLELNGEGDIDLGEEIPSQYSSRPHGTFDDLLDLLVLHINGQLSTSFSGKLTAVDETLAPNISADLFKQSRIQGRTTSKRDRQGFLKIIVESKKREKKDADDFQAKLWKAPTLSDKQQLLSSRLQAALTNDKKFQALYITVLRFFHSYLAEDLKLLVKYKEENCFESDRVTATPPYISNLSFAAKWAPTPGKSADKQLHIATALALLFYPGDDVFWARHKLQKEILTPLRKVLAIPEVAMSNQSWKFDYNRRLADLQWATLVDSIRSSSSGEISNCIAIADVSGSMGSLDWGTPKSPPPILPCIALTLLLSELASPSWQGRFFTFSTDPTCEYIDPKLPLAEKASQLSKANWGMSTEFYKTYELILTTAKKNELAPEHMVKKLFVFSDMQFDAAGEGEYGETEHETMKRRFEEAGYPLPEMVYWNLASRAEGTPKPTKSDIEGVTLFSGFSGALMKFFLGDGVEDDALESQFEAIEIGKEGGSSVSSDKERKKPNPVEQVQRAISGQHFAGLKVVD; encoded by the exons ATGCTAGCTGAATTCGAAGTATCTCAGCTTAGCAACTGGGAATTACCATCCGCCTTCCTAGGATTGCTGAACTTGCCACCTGATCAAGCTATTGATCAACTCATTCCTACTCGATCACAGTCCACTTTCACTCAGTCGGCAGAAGTTCCTGACACCAGCTCCCACCCCTTCATAGAGGCGCTCAAAAATATCCCCGACACCTTGACTGAAAAAGGTGCGCTGGCTCACAAAACCACAGACTCTCCGCTGGTTGATTTGTTTTTCGATTTGGCTCCTGGCATTGAATCTGATCGACTCTATAAGATTCTGGAGGCGGCATGGACAGAGGATTCCTTGGC AACACTTAAAATCATTTTCCATTCGAGATCCATCCACGAGGGGAAAGGCTTCAAAGATGGGTTTTATCGAGCAATGGCTTGGCTTTGGGACGAGCATCCGCGCACTTTCATAGAGAA CCTGCATCTCATTGTGGATCACACTTGTCCGCCTCCCATCAACGAAAAGAAAGAATCTACGAAACGGCAGAAAAGAGAGAAGCAGCAATTGAAGAAAGGCGATGTTCTGGAACTTAATGGTGAGGGTGATATTGATCTGGGAGAAGAAATTCCAAGTCAATATTCCTCGAGGCCTCATGGAACTTTTGATGA TCTTCTGGATCTTCTTGTCCTGCATATCAATGGCCAACTAAGCACTTCTTTTTCCGGCAAACTTACCGCTGTGGATGAGACTTTGGCGCCCAACATTTCTGCCGACTTATTCAAGCAGTCTCGAATTCAAGGTCGCACGACTTCCAAACGAGATCGTCAGGGCTTTCTTAAAATCATCGTTGAATCTAAAAAACgcgagaagaaggatgCTGATGATTTTCAAGCGAAGTTATGGAAGGCCCCAACCT TGTCTGATAAACAACAGTTGCTTTCTTCTCGTCTTCAAGCCGCCCTCACAAATGACAAAAAATTTCAGGCCTTGTATATCACCGTCCTGAGATTTTTTCACAGCTATCTGGCAGAAGATCTCAAATTGCTCGTCAAATACAAGGAGGAAAACTGTTTTGAGAGCGATCGAGTCACTGCGACGCCCCCTTATATTTCCAACTTGTCTTTTGCGGCCAAGTGGGCACCAACCCCTGGCAAATCTGCTGATAAACAGCTTCACATTGCAACCGCCCTTGCATTGCTATTTTACCCCGGGGATGATGTCTTTTGGGCACGGCATAAGCTGCAGAAGGAGATCTTAACACCGCTGAGGAAGGTACTTGCGATCCCAGAGGTTGCGATGTCCAACCAGTCTTGGAAGTTCGATTACAATAGG CGACTTGCCGATCTGCAATGGGCAACTCTTGTTGACTCCATCAGATCAAGCTCCTCCGGTGAAATTTCCAATTGCATCGCCATCGCCGATGTCTCTGGATCAATGGGCTCATTGGATTGGGGTACACCCAAAAGCCCTCCGCCTATTTTGCCTTGCATTGCCCTCACGCTCCTTCTCTCGGAACTTGCCTCACCCTCTTGGCAAGGCCGATTCTTCACATTCTCCACCGATCCTACTTGCGAGTACATTGACCCCAAGTTACCTCTCGCTGAAAAGGCGTCTCAACTTTCAAAAGCTAATTGGGGAATGTCAACTGAATTCTACAAGACCTACGAACTCATCTTGACTACCGCGAAGAAAAATGAACTAGCTCCCGAACACATGGTCAAGAAGCTCTTCGTCTTCTCGGATATGCAATTTGACGCCGCAGGGGAAGGCGAATACGGAGAAACGGAGCACGAGACAATGAAGCGAAGATTTGAAGAAGCGGGGTATCCATTGCCGGAAATGGTTTACTGGAATCTAGCTTCACGAGCCGAGGGGACGCCCAAGCCTACCAAGTCTGACATCGAAGGAGTTACGCTTTTCTCTGGGTTTTCAGGCGCTTTGATGAAATTTTTCCTGGGAGATGGGGTCGAGGATGATGCATTGGAAAGCCAGTTCGAGGCTATTGAAATCGGCAAGGAAGGAGGGTCAAGCGTCTCTTCTGAtaaggagaggaagaagccGAATCCTGTTGAACAAGTTCAGAGAGCTATTAGTGGGCAGCATTTTGCTGGGCTGAAAGTGGTCGACTAA
- a CDS encoding Protein involved in the processing of pre-rRNA and the assembly of the 60S ribosomal subunit, putative; Rpf2p (Similar to TIGR gene model, INSD accession AAW42877.1), protein MSMLRTVKPKNARVKRALEKREPQIVENEKTAIFVRGQNSSDKVRNVMKDLYSLKRPHAINFSRKNDIHPIDDASSLEFFAGKNDASLFVTGLHSKKRPHNLVFSRMFDGRVLDQIELGVEEFKAMSEFPTLKSSLGVKPMMVFHSDLFDTHPTYQQLKSQLLDFYNGHPITEAPLLTTLEHVISITAGPVSDTTPLPRVHFRVYTVKLIPSGTRVPRLQLTEMGPSIDFVIRRLQAPDEEMMKAALKRPKMAKSDVERGLGKKRKNIETDEMGDKVGRIHLGKQDLSKMQGRKMKGLKVKDGKKRKTSGAEVIDED, encoded by the exons ATGTCCATGTTAAGGACCGT CAAGCCGAAAAACGCTCGTGTTAAGCGTGctttggagaagagagagcCTCAAATTGTAGAGAATGAAAAAACAGCTATCTTTGTCCGTGGTCAAAATTCAAGTGACAAGGTCCGAAATGTCATGAAGGATCTT TACTCTCTCAAGAGACCGCATGCCATCAACTTTTCTCGAAAGAACGACATTCATCCCATTGACGACGCCTCCTCTCTTGAATTTTTCGCCGGAAAAAATGATGCGAGTTTGTTTGTAACTGGCCTTCATAGCAAGAAGCGCCCGCATAACCTGGTGTTCTCTCGAATGTTTGACGGGCGTGTGTTGGACCAAATCGAGCTTGGCGTTGAAGAGTTCAAGGCCATGTCTGAATTTCCT ACTCTTAAATCTTCTCTCGGTGTGAAACCAATGATGGTCTTCCATTCTGACCTATTCGACACCCACCCCACCTACCAGCAGCTGAAATCCCAGCTCCTCGACTTTTATAACGGCCACCCCATAACCGAAGCGCCGTTGCTCACCACTTTGGAGCATGTCATCTCTATTACTGCTGGACCTGTATCTGACACaactcctcttcctcgaGTTCACTTCCGGGTTTACACTGTCAAGCTCATTCCTTCTGGTACTCGTGTGCCTCGACTTCAGCTCACAGAAATGGGCCCTTCAATCGACTTTGTCATCAGAAGACTCCAAGCTCCTGATGAAGAAATGATGAAAGCAGCTCTTAAGCGGCCCAAGATGGCTAAGAGCGATGTTGAGAGAGGTCtcggaaagaagaggaagaatATTGAGACCGACGAAATGGGAGACAAGGTTGGCAGAATACACCTGGGCAAGCAGGATCTGTCAAAGATGCAAGGTAGAAAGATGAAGGGGTTGAAGGTCaaggatgggaagaagaggaagacaTCTGGGGCCGAGGTCATAGACGAGGACTAA
- a CDS encoding Peroxisome biogenesis protein peroxin 19 (Pex19), putative (Similar to TIGR gene model, INSD accession AAW42876.1), with product MKTRTRTICPTLTVRSPYRCANGFADDTTTDVLESFQSSRPSASTLQREASLPSSTQPRPSTPPSEETDEDFEASLMQGMESLLRQLAGDYPPGVMPDIEGDGSPKPTDPTMAGSRSVEPSPLSGEAEEAAWQNAVNTLLSGEGLAALGMDESRSSRDKEKASSKPPHLNGTAPKPSYEDTLRKTLESLKSAGQNTGASSSAAKDGQNDIASLFASLGGDPDLLKGMNLGEEGGEEDFEGILEGMMAQLMTKEVLEEPMSELAVKYPPYLASPPPDTSPEDIAKYHQQYTLVTRIVEMFKKPGYTDEKDGKDIARLVSEMQDLGGPPKEVMGDLPEGFDLGVLGNEDGCTIM from the exons atgaagacgaggacgaggacgaTTTGTCCGACCTTGACGGTAAGATCTCCCTACCGATGCGCTAATGGATTTGCTGACGACACCACAACAGATGTCCTTGAATCATTCCAAAGTTCACGCCCCTCCGCCTCTACCCTTCAGAGAGAGGCGTCATTACCGTCTTCAACACAACCCAGACCCTCAACTCCGCCATCGGAGGAAACTGACGAAGATTTCGAAGCCTCATTGATGCAAGGAATGGAATCACTCTTGCGTCAACTAGCAGGTGATTATCCTCCAGGAGTTATGCCTGACATAGAAGGCGATGGTAGTCCCAAGCCGACCGATCCTACGATGGCTGGTTCCAGGTCAGTGGAGCCATCGCCATTATCGGGAGAGGCAGAGGAAGCGGCCTGGCAAAATGCTGTGAATACATTATTATCGGGCGAAGGACTTGCCGCGTTGGGCATGGATGAGAGCAGGTCCTCTAGGGATAAGGAGAAAGCCTCATCCAAACCCCCGCACTTGAATGGAACAGCCCCGAAACCTTCGTATGAAGACACCCTTCGTAAAACTCTTGAATCCCTCAAGTCTGCTGGTCAAAACACTGGTGCCAGTTCGTCAGCGGCTAAGGATGGCCAAAACGATATAGCTTCGCTCTTTGCATCGCTAGGAGGAGATCCAGATCTTTTAAAGGGGATGAACCTTGGGGAGGAAGGCGGCGAAGAGGACTTTGAGGGTATACTAGAAGGAATGATGGCTCAACTTATGACCAAAGAGGTGCTGGAGGAACCCATGAGCGAATTAGCTGTCAAG TATCCACCGTATCTTGCGTCTCCGCCGCCGGACACATCGCCAGAGGACATTGCCAAATACCATCAGCAATACACATTGGTTACTCGGATAGTTGAAATGTTTAAGAAACCAGGTTACACTGATGAAAAAGATGGGAAGGATATCGCCAGGCTTGTATCTGAGATGCAAGACCTTGGGGGTCCCCCGAAAGAGGTGATGGGAGATTTACCGGAAGGTTTT GATCTGGGAGTTTTGGGTAACGAAGATGGATGCACCATAATGTAA